In a single window of the Acetivibrio clariflavus DSM 19732 genome:
- a CDS encoding UDP-N-acetylglucosamine 4,6-dehydratase family protein, which translates to MFKNKKVLVIGGTGTIGQALVERILLEEPSVVRIYSRDEYKQFLLKEKLGELKNIRFLLGDVRDKERLNRAMNDIDVVFNFAAMKHVPACEYDPFEAVKTNVLGTQNVIACAIENKVKKVIYSSSDKAVSPTNTMGATKLLAERLMSSAYYSRGNVDTIFASVRFGNVMGSRGSVIPLFKQQILDKGYITITEPEMTRFMMSLSQAVELTIKACKIAKGGEVFVLKMPVIRLKDLAEVIIDDVCDKNRLNKNKVEVKKIGLRPGEKMYEELMSEDESTKAFELNDMFIINPPYNEHIYPESKGIAKGNYSSKNEKVLSKAEIKRILEMEKLL; encoded by the coding sequence ATGTTCAAGAATAAAAAAGTATTGGTAATTGGCGGAACAGGTACAATAGGACAAGCTCTGGTGGAAAGAATATTACTGGAAGAGCCTTCAGTAGTTAGAATTTACAGTAGGGACGAATATAAGCAATTCCTGCTTAAGGAAAAATTGGGAGAGTTGAAAAACATAAGATTCCTGCTCGGAGATGTAAGAGATAAGGAAAGACTTAACAGGGCGATGAATGATATTGATGTTGTATTTAACTTTGCAGCAATGAAACATGTACCAGCTTGCGAGTATGATCCTTTTGAAGCGGTTAAAACTAATGTATTGGGAACCCAGAATGTTATAGCGTGTGCAATAGAGAACAAAGTAAAAAAAGTTATATATTCAAGCAGTGATAAAGCAGTATCTCCCACCAATACGATGGGAGCAACAAAACTATTGGCAGAAAGACTAATGTCATCAGCATATTATTCAAGAGGAAATGTAGACACAATATTCGCATCGGTAAGGTTTGGAAATGTAATGGGGTCAAGAGGTTCTGTAATTCCTTTGTTCAAGCAGCAGATTTTAGATAAAGGGTATATAACCATAACGGAGCCTGAAATGACAAGATTTATGATGTCTCTTTCACAAGCTGTAGAGCTTACTATTAAAGCTTGCAAAATTGCAAAGGGCGGAGAAGTGTTTGTACTGAAAATGCCTGTAATACGATTGAAAGACTTGGCAGAAGTAATTATTGATGATGTGTGTGATAAAAATCGTTTGAATAAAAATAAAGTGGAAGTTAAAAAAATCGGACTACGCCCAGGCGAGAAAATGTATGAAGAACTTATGTCTGAGGATGAGTCTACTAAAGCCTTTGAACTGAATGATATGTTTATAATCAATCCCCCCTATAACGAGCACATCTATCCCGAGTCAAAGGGTATTGCCAAAGGCAATTACAGTTCAAAGAATGAAAAAGTCCTTAGCAAAGCAGAGATAAAAAGGATATTGGAAATGGAAAAACTACTGTAA
- a CDS encoding pseudaminic acid biosynthesis-associated methylase: MVSNFQESTWLGQFGKDYTDRCTFDPDQLNNLYIREFGISRFDMNSRFLSGLGLEDKRILEVGCNVGNQLRLLQKMGYKNLYGIELQEYAIQKAKSLTSGINIIKATADDIPFKDNYFDMVFTSGVLIHIAPDNIDMVLDEIYRCSKEFIWGFEYYADEYTEVNYRGNSDLLWKTNFVKLYMDRFPDLELIKEEKYKYLYNDNVDSMFLLRKKK, from the coding sequence ATGGTAAGCAATTTTCAGGAAAGCACATGGTTAGGCCAATTCGGTAAAGATTACACGGATAGGTGTACATTTGATCCGGACCAATTAAACAATCTTTATATAAGAGAGTTTGGAATAAGCAGATTTGATATGAATAGTAGATTTCTATCGGGATTGGGTCTTGAAGATAAAAGGATTCTCGAAGTTGGATGTAATGTGGGAAATCAGCTGAGGTTACTTCAGAAGATGGGATATAAAAATCTATATGGCATAGAACTTCAGGAATATGCAATACAAAAAGCCAAAAGTTTGACATCTGGCATTAATATAATTAAAGCCACAGCCGATGATATACCTTTTAAAGACAATTATTTCGATATGGTTTTTACAAGTGGTGTATTAATTCATATTGCACCTGACAATATTGATATGGTGTTGGATGAAATATATAGATGTTCAAAGGAATTTATTTGGGGATTTGAATATTATGCAGATGAATATACAGAAGTAAATTATAGAGGAAACAGTGATTTATTATGGAAAACGAACTTTGTGAAGCTATATATGGACAGATTTCCAGATCTTGAACTGATAAAAGAAGAAAAATATAAGTACCTTTACAACGACAATGTGGATAGTATGTTCTTATTACGAAAAAAGAAGTAA
- a CDS encoding motility associated factor glycosyltransferase family protein produces MLVFEKNIEALKCFYPDIYDEIIKRRRPDTLKYKVESCNNGLYTLKVELELYKEVKRFYLHSRYNPVDEAIKFARQQYRNDIRIHVLYGFALGYHIDEMLKFMQYDDKLYVLENNMDVFYKALELRDLTHIITNSNIELIISQDESNICSKVKSLLNEGVNFIIHPPSLKAIPPENEYFKFVMEDWNIRKSVSKDLLKLIDDNIKINLQNDDPNVGIFFEKFKGQSVIIVSSGPSLDLNIEYLKEAKNKAMIFAVGSSLRPLLLRDIIPDLFVVIDPKEGTLNQIKGFENMEIPMIYLSSAYAGTVSAYKGPKAIACYKKEQLKAEKEKYIVDPGGSVATTALDIAIKMGFDFIILVGQDLAFTNGRNHVQYGTSADVNTKELKNMRKVVGQNGEILYTTLGLLSYKYWIERRIEKENRVFINATEGGALIEGMKHMKLKDVISQYLKRSFNFSQKISTILEESRRDYVQE; encoded by the coding sequence ATGCTCGTATTTGAAAAGAATATTGAGGCGTTAAAATGCTTTTATCCGGATATATACGATGAGATTATAAAACGACGACGGCCGGATACCTTAAAATACAAAGTTGAAAGCTGCAATAACGGTCTTTATACGTTAAAAGTTGAGCTTGAATTGTACAAAGAGGTAAAAAGGTTTTATTTGCACAGCAGATATAATCCTGTGGATGAAGCAATTAAGTTCGCCAGACAACAATATAGAAATGATATTCGGATCCATGTGTTATATGGGTTTGCATTGGGATATCACATAGATGAAATGCTAAAATTCATGCAGTATGATGATAAGCTATATGTATTAGAAAATAATATGGATGTATTTTACAAAGCCCTTGAATTGAGAGATTTAACCCATATTATAACTAATTCGAATATTGAGCTTATTATTTCACAGGATGAGTCAAATATTTGCTCAAAGGTAAAGTCATTACTAAATGAAGGTGTAAATTTTATTATACATCCACCTTCATTAAAGGCAATACCACCGGAAAATGAGTATTTTAAATTTGTTATGGAAGATTGGAATATACGGAAAAGTGTATCTAAAGATTTATTAAAACTTATAGATGATAATATAAAAATAAATTTGCAGAATGATGACCCGAATGTAGGTATATTTTTTGAGAAGTTTAAAGGGCAATCTGTAATTATTGTATCAAGCGGGCCGTCACTGGATTTAAATATTGAGTATCTGAAAGAAGCAAAAAATAAGGCAATGATTTTTGCAGTGGGTTCTTCACTGAGGCCTCTTTTGCTCCGAGATATCATACCGGATTTATTTGTTGTTATAGATCCTAAAGAGGGTACATTAAATCAGATTAAAGGGTTTGAAAACATGGAAATACCCATGATATATCTGTCATCTGCGTATGCCGGTACAGTATCGGCATATAAAGGTCCAAAAGCTATAGCTTGCTATAAAAAAGAACAATTAAAAGCTGAAAAGGAAAAGTATATAGTTGACCCTGGGGGATCGGTTGCAACAACGGCACTTGACATTGCCATAAAAATGGGATTTGACTTTATCATATTGGTAGGTCAGGATCTTGCGTTTACAAATGGCAGAAACCATGTACAATATGGAACTTCTGCAGATGTTAATACCAAAGAACTTAAAAATATGCGAAAAGTAGTCGGGCAAAATGGTGAGATCCTTTATACAACATTGGGGCTGTTGAGTTATAAATATTGGATAGAAAGAAGGATTGAAAAGGAAAATCGAGTTTTTATAAATGCCACAGAAGGCGGAGCATTGATTGAAGGAATGAAGCACATGAAGCTTAAGGATGTAATTTCCCAATATCTTAAAAGGAGTTTTAATTTTAGCCAAAAAATTAGTACTATACTTGAAGAAAGCAGGAGAGACTATGTTCAAGAATAA
- the pseI gene encoding pseudaminic acid synthase produces MREVELNGKIINKNSPCYIIAEMSANHAGSIDRAIEIIHAAKECGADCIKIQTYTPDTMTIDSDKEYFRINAGTWKGENYYGLYKKAFTPWEWQGRLKEEAEKIGIDFLSTPFDKTAVDFLEDLGLKFYKISSFELIDIPLLRYVASKGKPIILSTGLATFEEIEEAVKTIFSEGNEKLCLLKCSSAYPAVPDDMNLMTIKYLEESFGVPVGLSDHSMGSISAVTAVALGAKIIEKHFCISREIENPDSSFSMEPQEFKKMVEEIRTAEKAIGTVSFELSEREKISRMSRRSIFVVKDIKEGDVFTEENIRVIRPSHGLAPKYYDDILGKKASKDIERGTPLEWDMVD; encoded by the coding sequence GTGAGAGAAGTTGAACTAAACGGAAAAATCATTAACAAAAACTCACCATGTTATATAATTGCGGAAATGTCAGCAAACCATGCAGGCAGTATTGACAGAGCTATTGAAATAATTCATGCTGCAAAGGAATGCGGTGCAGATTGCATAAAGATACAGACTTATACTCCTGATACTATGACAATTGATTCGGACAAGGAATACTTTAGAATAAATGCTGGCACATGGAAGGGTGAAAATTATTACGGGCTATATAAGAAGGCTTTTACACCCTGGGAGTGGCAAGGAAGACTCAAAGAGGAAGCAGAGAAGATAGGTATTGACTTTCTATCAACGCCTTTTGATAAAACGGCTGTAGATTTTCTAGAAGATTTGGGATTAAAATTTTATAAGATTTCTTCCTTTGAATTGATTGACATACCTTTGTTAAGATATGTAGCTTCAAAAGGCAAACCAATTATTCTTTCCACGGGACTTGCAACTTTTGAAGAGATTGAAGAGGCTGTAAAAACAATTTTTAGTGAAGGAAATGAAAAACTTTGTCTTTTGAAATGTTCCAGTGCATATCCTGCAGTTCCAGATGATATGAATCTTATGACAATAAAATATCTGGAAGAGTCTTTTGGAGTTCCTGTAGGTTTATCCGATCACTCAATGGGATCTATTAGTGCGGTTACTGCTGTTGCATTGGGGGCAAAAATTATTGAAAAACATTTCTGTATAAGCAGAGAGATCGAAAATCCTGACTCGTCATTTTCCATGGAACCGCAGGAATTTAAGAAAATGGTGGAAGAAATTAGGACTGCCGAAAAGGCTATTGGAACTGTAAGCTTTGAACTTTCTGAAAGGGAAAAAATCAGCAGGATGTCCAGACGGTCAATATTTGTTGTAAAGGATATAAAGGAAGGCGATGTGTTTACAGAAGAAAACATTAGAGTCATAAGACCTTCCCATGGCCTTGCACCAAAGTACTATGATGACATACTTGGGAAAAAGGCATCAAAGGATATTGAGAGAGGTACACCCCTTGAGTGGGACATGGTGGATTAA
- a CDS encoding HAD-IIIC family phosphatase — MKLSILSNINVESLISRVSRSYSVYKTEGYGLWVQEITNSNSGLYAFKPDIVFIILDGAELIKEQSIERNYKEIRENMQYIEKALSSNPDIIFFINNIDFWSREIKSVKHGTKERRLEYFWEEFLFDLSNKYRNAYVFDLKSIIEQMGKEEFYSRKLWYLGGMKFSMKAERYLELYINRYIDSIKGTRKKCLVLDLDNTLWGGVVGEVGFNGIELSDYKEGARYKDFQKKLKEIKELGIILAVVSKNNYDDAMKVIREHPHMVLKEQDFVDFKINWDLKSQNIRALSEELNITLDSIVFIDDNPVERESVKRELPEVIVPDFPEDTSQLADFASKLYWNYFHTIDTTDEDTAKTEIYRQNIKRTEALKTSNSYEDFLNSLDTKITIKAMRQDDIQRASQLTQKTNQFNLTTKRYNETELLNLLNKEEYDCFVANVIDKYGDNGMVSVIITKHYNSEEVEIDTFLLSCRVMGRYIEDQIVEYIEKLYLELGYKKIIAHYKPTAKNMPVKELFERLGYTLAEIDELGNKKYLLELGKTETSLRKKFGRLEIII; from the coding sequence TTGAAATTGTCTATACTTTCCAATATAAATGTTGAATCATTGATATCAAGGGTATCACGTTCCTATAGTGTTTATAAAACTGAAGGATACGGATTATGGGTGCAGGAAATAACTAACTCAAATTCGGGGTTATATGCGTTTAAACCGGATATTGTATTTATTATTCTTGATGGCGCCGAACTTATAAAAGAACAAAGTATCGAAAGGAATTATAAAGAAATTAGGGAAAATATGCAGTATATTGAAAAAGCATTAAGTAGTAATCCCGATATTATTTTTTTTATAAACAATATTGATTTTTGGTCCAGGGAAATAAAGAGTGTAAAACACGGCACAAAAGAAAGAAGACTGGAGTATTTTTGGGAAGAGTTTCTATTTGACTTAAGTAATAAGTATAGAAATGCCTATGTATTTGATCTTAAAAGTATAATCGAACAGATGGGGAAGGAAGAGTTTTATTCGCGAAAGTTATGGTATTTGGGTGGAATGAAGTTTTCGATGAAAGCAGAAAGATATTTGGAACTTTATATAAATAGATATATTGATTCGATTAAAGGCACACGTAAAAAATGTTTAGTTTTGGATTTGGACAATACCTTGTGGGGTGGAGTAGTCGGCGAAGTTGGTTTTAATGGAATTGAGCTTTCGGATTATAAGGAGGGGGCAAGATATAAGGACTTTCAAAAAAAGCTTAAAGAAATAAAAGAATTGGGCATAATACTTGCTGTTGTTTCTAAAAATAATTATGATGATGCGATGAAAGTTATCCGGGAACATCCGCATATGGTGCTAAAAGAACAAGATTTTGTTGACTTTAAAATAAATTGGGATTTAAAATCTCAAAATATCAGAGCTTTGTCTGAGGAATTGAATATCACTCTGGATTCAATTGTATTTATAGATGATAATCCGGTGGAAAGAGAAAGTGTCAAAAGAGAGTTACCTGAAGTTATTGTACCGGATTTTCCTGAAGACACATCACAGTTGGCGGATTTTGCGTCTAAACTATACTGGAACTATTTCCATACTATTGATACTACTGACGAAGATACCGCAAAAACTGAGATATACAGGCAAAATATCAAGAGGACAGAGGCTCTTAAAACCAGTAATTCCTATGAGGATTTTTTGAATTCTTTAGATACGAAAATAACCATAAAGGCAATGAGGCAAGATGATATTCAAAGAGCTTCTCAGCTTACTCAAAAGACCAATCAATTTAATTTGACTACAAAAAGGTATAATGAGACAGAATTGTTAAATCTTTTAAATAAAGAAGAGTATGACTGTTTTGTTGCTAATGTGATTGATAAATATGGAGATAACGGAATGGTAAGTGTTATAATCACAAAGCATTATAACAGCGAGGAAGTTGAGATAGATACGTTTTTATTAAGTTGCAGAGTTATGGGAAGATATATTGAAGACCAAATAGTAGAGTATATTGAAAAATTATATTTGGAATTGGGTTACAAAAAGATAATTGCCCATTATAAACCTACAGCAAAGAATATGCCTGTTAAAGAGCTGTTTGAGAGATTGGGCTATACATTGGCTGAAATTGATGAACTGGGTAATAAAAAATATCTTTTGGAACTAGGCAAGACAGAAACTTCCTTAAGAAAAAAGTTTGGAAGATTGGAAATTATTATTTGA
- a CDS encoding acyl carrier protein: protein MEKLLDIVAEVLNVDKSQISLNTSRDEIAAWDSLNHVRLIAELEEQLNITIPFEAVSGIKKVSDILEFVKD, encoded by the coding sequence ATGGAAAAATTACTTGATATTGTGGCAGAGGTTTTAAATGTTGACAAATCCCAAATAAGTCTTAACACTTCGAGGGATGAAATTGCAGCATGGGATTCTCTTAATCATGTAAGACTGATTGCAGAGCTAGAAGAACAGTTAAATATAACCATACCTTTTGAAGCAGTATCCGGAATAAAGAAAGTGAGTGATATTTTAGAGTTTGTAAAAGATTAA
- a CDS encoding formyltransferase family protein, translating to MNIIIATTKSWNIKNARQFKKNNEGTYNVTIITDKEELTYDKVKAIQPQYILFPHWSWIIPKELYNNFTCVVFHMTDLPYGRGGSPLQNLIERGVRKTKISAIKVDEGLDTGDVYFKKDLDLYGTAEEIFMRASKIIFNDMIPKLLDEKPTPQKQLGEVVEFKRRKPEQSEIKQEFELEKIYDYIRMLDAEGYPKAFIKFGKYKMEFSRASLKNGKIIADVEIIEGDENE from the coding sequence TTGAACATAATAATAGCAACTACAAAATCATGGAACATAAAAAATGCACGTCAATTTAAAAAGAATAATGAAGGTACGTACAATGTGACAATAATTACCGATAAAGAAGAGCTGACCTATGATAAGGTTAAAGCAATACAGCCTCAATATATTCTATTTCCTCACTGGTCATGGATTATTCCAAAAGAACTCTACAATAACTTTACATGTGTTGTTTTCCACATGACCGATCTTCCCTACGGAAGGGGAGGCAGTCCGTTGCAGAATCTTATTGAACGGGGGGTCAGAAAAACGAAAATATCTGCTATAAAAGTGGACGAGGGTCTGGATACGGGAGATGTTTATTTCAAAAAAGACCTCGACCTGTACGGAACTGCTGAGGAAATATTTATGAGAGCATCCAAAATAATATTTAATGATATGATTCCTAAGTTACTTGATGAAAAGCCTACACCTCAGAAACAATTAGGCGAAGTTGTGGAGTTTAAGAGAAGAAAACCCGAACAAAGTGAGATAAAACAGGAATTTGAACTGGAAAAAATATATGATTACATTAGGATGTTGGATGCTGAAGGATATCCCAAAGCATTTATAAAGTTTGGAAAATACAAAATGGAGTTTTCAAGAGCATCTTTAAAAAACGGAAAAATCATCGCAGATGTTGAAATAATAGAGGGTGATGAGAATGAGTAG
- a CDS encoding motility associated factor glycosyltransferase family protein, translated as MRELFDVNLEALKKEYAVLAERCKAFYSQHYQKLEEILCEKTKSDMPNLKINVNGKYLFLHSPYDPIKEAKNWISKLDLKGVDTIAVLGIGAGYHLDVLFENFPNKNKIVIEPDMSVFVKLMTVRDIRHLINAKNTLFIVSDDTELVSKIFLNLRENGEIFSVSFEELLSYRTAYGNWWLELKKEFIKYSKVHEINTNTAVVFSKDWLVNFFENMKEYPKSANLDIFESCLKGVPAVIVSAGPSLNKNIHLLKEIKNKALIISAGSAINILESHGIEPHIMVGVDGGKAESILFNNVKSKDIYFAYSSTVHFDGLKNYEGPKIFFKMNTFEYDNWFERQLGENSKERNSGASVSNLAFDISRFLGCNPIILTGQDLSYSNLQTYAEGAVLKAKQDEILRKNIEQKNKNYIEETDINGNLVYTTQSMLSIKVYFEEYVKVFPENIYFNCTEGGLPIKGIINRPLKEIIDEYCTKEFDICGILRKIYLAGISESKDKREKIVKFLQKVYDESEEMKEKAIKRIDILLDILKDVDSVNTEKWEEISQLTQEIEEKELYENLIYELCSYFIQVIKNDRERKSELLDDLHEKKVCLYEGLLMQYTDIKEKIVLVNEIAKKVLDEIQINT; from the coding sequence ATGAGGGAACTATTTGACGTTAACCTGGAAGCTTTAAAGAAAGAATATGCTGTGTTAGCAGAGAGATGTAAGGCTTTTTATTCTCAGCATTATCAAAAGCTTGAGGAAATTTTATGTGAAAAAACTAAATCGGATATGCCCAATTTAAAGATTAATGTTAACGGTAAATATCTATTTCTGCATAGTCCCTATGATCCTATCAAAGAGGCAAAAAATTGGATTTCGAAATTGGACTTAAAAGGTGTGGACACAATTGCTGTGCTGGGGATAGGTGCTGGGTATCATTTGGATGTATTGTTCGAAAATTTTCCCAATAAAAATAAAATTGTAATTGAGCCTGATATGAGTGTTTTTGTCAAACTAATGACTGTGAGAGACATTAGACACTTAATAAATGCCAAAAACACTCTTTTTATTGTCAGCGATGACACAGAATTAGTCAGCAAAATATTCTTAAATTTAAGAGAGAATGGGGAAATTTTTAGTGTATCCTTTGAAGAATTGCTGAGTTATAGGACGGCATACGGAAACTGGTGGTTAGAATTAAAGAAAGAATTCATAAAGTATTCAAAAGTTCATGAAATTAACACTAATACGGCAGTTGTATTTTCTAAGGATTGGCTTGTAAACTTCTTTGAGAATATGAAAGAGTATCCGAAAAGTGCAAATCTCGACATATTTGAATCTTGTTTGAAGGGTGTACCTGCTGTAATTGTTTCAGCTGGGCCTTCGTTGAATAAAAATATACACTTGCTTAAAGAAATAAAAAATAAAGCACTTATAATATCTGCAGGGTCTGCAATTAATATTCTTGAAAGTCACGGTATAGAACCCCATATAATGGTCGGAGTTGATGGTGGTAAAGCTGAAAGCATATTGTTTAATAATGTAAAGTCTAAGGATATATACTTTGCTTACAGTTCAACAGTTCATTTTGATGGATTAAAAAATTATGAAGGGCCTAAAATATTTTTTAAGATGAATACTTTTGAGTATGATAATTGGTTTGAAAGGCAACTGGGAGAGAATTCAAAAGAAAGAAATTCGGGTGCATCGGTCTCCAATCTCGCCTTTGATATTTCAAGATTTTTAGGATGCAATCCTATTATCCTTACGGGACAAGATTTAAGCTATTCGAATTTGCAAACCTATGCTGAAGGTGCGGTTTTAAAGGCAAAGCAGGATGAAATTCTTCGTAAAAATATTGAACAAAAGAACAAAAATTATATAGAAGAAACCGATATAAACGGTAATTTGGTTTATACAACTCAAAGTATGCTGTCTATTAAGGTATATTTCGAGGAATATGTAAAAGTGTTTCCAGAAAACATCTATTTTAACTGTACCGAGGGAGGATTGCCGATAAAAGGCATTATCAACAGACCTCTTAAGGAAATAATAGATGAATATTGCACTAAAGAATTTGATATATGTGGAATATTAAGGAAAATATATCTGGCGGGAATAAGTGAAAGTAAAGACAAAAGAGAAAAAATTGTGAAATTTCTTCAAAAAGTATATGACGAGAGTGAAGAAATGAAAGAGAAAGCTATTAAGAGAATAGATATACTTCTCGATATACTTAAAGATGTAGATTCTGTGAATACGGAAAAATGGGAAGAAATAAGCCAATTAACACAAGAAATAGAGGAAAAAGAATTATATGAGAATTTAATTTATGAATTATGCAGTTATTTCATTCAGGTAATTAAAAATGATAGGGAAAGAAAGAGCGAGCTTCTTGATGATTTACATGAGAAGAAAGTCTGTTTATATGAAGGACTGCTTATGCAGTATACAGATATTAAAGAAAAAATAGTCCTTGTCAATGAAATTGCAAAAAAAGTTTTGGATGAAATTCAAATAAACACCTGA
- the pseH gene encoding UDP-4-amino-4,6-dideoxy-N-acetyl-beta-L-altrosamine N-acetyltransferase has product MENDKLELGDVYFYNIFDLDEEYIERLRYWRNQDFVRENMFNQHIISEDEHNEFISKLKDNKLKRFYICFMGIKPFGVLYYEYLSNSNNLEFGYYLIDKNYINSGLGIVMEYAILNHAFYKLNVDKVYCRTFVKNNKVVSLHNNFGFLTEKIVKYYIKDNESYLDVAVQAIDKRNWENNKKSIEKYIKVLLGGNIVNEIESGV; this is encoded by the coding sequence ATGGAGAATGATAAGTTAGAATTAGGAGATGTTTACTTTTACAATATTTTTGATTTGGATGAGGAGTATATAGAAAGGTTAAGATATTGGCGAAATCAGGATTTTGTAAGGGAAAATATGTTTAATCAGCACATTATATCTGAAGATGAACATAATGAGTTTATTTCCAAGCTAAAAGACAATAAGCTCAAGAGATTTTATATTTGTTTCATGGGCATAAAACCTTTTGGAGTTTTATACTATGAATATTTGTCAAATAGCAACAATCTTGAATTCGGATACTATCTCATTGATAAAAATTATATAAACAGTGGACTTGGAATTGTCATGGAATACGCAATACTCAACCATGCTTTTTATAAATTGAATGTAGATAAAGTATACTGCAGGACTTTTGTGAAAAATAATAAGGTTGTTAGTTTGCATAATAATTTTGGCTTCTTAACTGAAAAAATAGTAAAGTATTATATTAAGGATAATGAGAGCTATTTGGATGTAGCTGTTCAAGCAATTGACAAGAGAAATTGGGAAAACAATAAAAAAAGTATTGAAAAATATATTAAAGTTTTGCTGGGTGGCAATATAGTTAATGAAATTGAAAGTGGGGTTTAA
- a CDS encoding PIG-L deacetylase family protein, with amino-acid sequence MSRILVVAAHPDDEILGAGATIRKHVNSGDAVECIILGEGLTSREKSRKGFDNELISELQYQTLKAAELIGFKNVHFSGFPDNRFDSVDLLEIVKEVEKYIQNFNPDTIYTHHYGDLNIDHRRTFEAVITATRPIGEYCVKEIYCFETPSSTEWNFKYGDNSFKPNVFVDVESTIDAKLKAMECYKLEIRDFPHPRSLKALEIIAARWGTVVGKRYAEAFELIRKVM; translated from the coding sequence ATGAGTAGAATATTGGTTGTTGCAGCTCATCCCGATGACGAAATTTTAGGTGCAGGGGCAACAATAAGAAAACATGTAAATAGCGGTGATGCTGTAGAATGCATTATTTTAGGTGAAGGACTGACTTCTAGAGAAAAATCAAGGAAAGGTTTCGATAATGAACTGATTAGTGAACTGCAATATCAAACGCTTAAGGCTGCTGAACTTATTGGGTTTAAGAATGTACACTTTTCAGGTTTTCCGGACAATCGATTTGATTCCGTTGATTTGCTTGAAATTGTTAAGGAAGTAGAGAAGTATATCCAGAACTTTAATCCGGATACAATATATACTCATCATTACGGCGATTTGAACATTGATCATAGGAGGACCTTTGAAGCTGTTATTACAGCGACGAGACCTATCGGGGAATACTGTGTCAAGGAAATTTACTGCTTTGAAACTCCGTCATCGACGGAATGGAATTTCAAATATGGTGATAACTCTTTTAAACCTAATGTATTTGTTGATGTTGAAAGTACTATTGATGCAAAACTTAAGGCAATGGAGTGTTATAAGTTAGAGATTAGAGATTTTCCACATCCGAGGTCCCTTAAGGCACTTGAGATAATAGCGGCAAGATGGGGGACGGTTGTAGGCAAAAGGTATGCAGAAGCTTTTGAGTTAATCAGAAAAGTGATGTGA
- a CDS encoding cytidylyltransferase domain-containing protein yields the protein MRTGVIVQTRMGSSRLPGKVMIDICGKPVIEHVIDRLKMSKVLDDIIIATTTSVKDKIIVEQAKRNGVKWFCGSEEDVLSRYYYAARENRLSTVVRVTSDCPLIDPVILDEIVEFYKKNDYLLVTNAGNILEYRTYPRGLDVEVFSFDILEKAFYSAKKPYQREHVTPYIYETYENKIYYYKNNINLSKYRWTLDTEEDLKLISIIFNNFYYKYGRNFGFKDILKFIQSNPQLSKINEHIEQKKIG from the coding sequence TTGAGAACAGGTGTCATAGTTCAAACCAGAATGGGTTCATCCAGGCTTCCAGGTAAAGTCATGATTGATATATGCGGTAAACCTGTAATTGAACATGTCATTGATAGATTGAAGATGTCGAAAGTGCTTGATGATATAATTATTGCTACTACTACCTCAGTGAAAGATAAAATAATAGTGGAACAGGCTAAAAGGAATGGAGTAAAGTGGTTTTGTGGCAGTGAAGAGGATGTATTGTCCAGATATTATTATGCAGCAAGAGAAAATAGATTAAGTACAGTTGTAAGAGTTACATCGGACTGCCCTTTGATTGATCCCGTTATTCTGGATGAAATAGTTGAATTTTATAAGAAAAATGATTATTTGTTGGTGACAAATGCCGGGAATATTTTAGAATATAGAACATATCCGAGAGGACTAGATGTAGAAGTTTTTTCCTTTGATATTTTGGAGAAAGCTTTTTATAGTGCTAAAAAGCCTTATCAAAGAGAACATGTCACACCTTATATATATGAAACCTATGAAAACAAGATATACTATTACAAAAACAATATAAATCTGTCGAAGTATAGATGGACGCTAGATACTGAGGAAGATCTAAAATTAATCAGTATTATTTTTAATAATTTTTATTATAAATATGGGCGAAATTTTGGTTTTAAAGATATTTTAAAATTTATACAGTCAAATCCGCAGCTTTCTAAAATAAATGAACATATTGAACAGAAAAAAATTGGATAA